The following DNA comes from Papaver somniferum cultivar HN1 chromosome 4, ASM357369v1, whole genome shotgun sequence.
GTTGCTGCAACTATGTGATTTAGCTGTTAGTTTGTACTTTTTTTTCATTACTAGCTGGTTTTTCATGGCAAGGCAAGTAGGTTTAGTACTCAAGTCTAGAAGCAGTAATGTGTTTACAAAACAATGTTAGTTAATTTTATGAGAGTAGCAGAAAATTTTGTTTCTGACCAACTATTTAGGCTTTCAGAATGGTGAATTCCAATTCTTATAAACATAATATCATGGTATTTGGTTGGTGCAGTGTTTGATTGTTGCTTCTCTACCGATGTCATGGAAGAGAATGACTACAAGAAGTACATGGATGGTATCGCGTCTCAACTTCTAAGCCATTTTCCAGGCGGCTCTTTCATGGTATTTAACTTTAAGGAAGGTGAAATGAGAAGCCAAATTTCTGACATACTGTCTGAATACGATATGACGGTTATGGACTATCCTCGGCACTACGAAGGTTGCCCGCTTCTACCGCTGGAGATGATTCACCATTTTTTGAGGTCAAGTGAGAGTTGGTTGTCTTTAGGTCAACAGAATGTTCTACTGATGCATTGTGAAAGAGGGGGATGGCTCGTGCTTGCATTCATGCTTGCTGCTCTTCTTTTATACAGAAAACAGTATACAATAGAGCAGAAAACACTTGAGATGGTTTATAAGCAAGCTCCTAAGGAACTCCTGCATCTTGTGTCTCCTTTAAACCCACAACCATCCCAGCTAAGATACCTACAGTACATCTCTAGGAGAAATCTTGACTCAGATTGGCCTCCATCTGATACACCTTTGACCTTGAATAGCCTTATCCTTGGGGTGCTTCCGGTAATTAATGGTGAAAGGAGTTGTAGGCCGATTGTTAGAGTTTACGGACAGGATCCGCTGACTGCAGCTGGCAGAAGTTCAAAACTTCTATTTTCAACTCCAAAGCAAAAGAAGCGTGTTCGTCACAGCAGACAGGTAATGCTGACTTAACCACTTTTTTAAACCGGCACGATGAATTCGGTTGCCAATTAATAAGGAAACAGCTGCTGATTAAAAATCAACTGCAGGCAGAAAGTACAATGGTGAAGGTAGATATTAATTGCTGTGTTCAAGGTGATGTAGTTCTTGAGTGCATCCATTTGGATGAAGATATGGCGCGTGAGGAAATGATGTTCAGGTTGATGTTTAACACGTCGTTTATTCAGTCAAATGCTTTACTGCTTACCCGTGAGGATATCGACCTTTTGTGGGATGCCAAGGAACTGTTTCTGAAAGACTTCAAAGTAGAGGTATGTGATGGTTTTTCTTTCATCTGTTCTCAGTTTCTGAAATGATGGGAGTTCAATGTCCATTTATTCTTGACCAGGTACGGTTTTTGGACCCTGGTATTCATGGGTCTACCAGTGCCGTAGAAGTGGCAAGTGGAGATGAGGATGAGACTGAAGGTGGAGGGGAGGAGTTTTTTGAGGTGGAGGAGATTTTCAACAATGCTGATGGGCCTGGCGGAGCGAGCGATTCTGATAATGTAAATAATGTGAAAAATCAGAAGGCGATCTTTGATATCCACAATGATCAAGACAACAAATTAGATGGTGAAAACTGCCAACAGAATGTAAAGGAGGATTTTGGTTGGGAGATTGTTAAACTTAAGCATGCCAAACCAGGCGATGGAAATCACACCGACAAACTCAAGGTTCAACATGGTTTTGCCAATGATGGGGATATAAAATTGGAAATCGGAACACCAGATACACGCCGCCAATTAGAAGCCAGGGAAGTAACTGATGTGCAGTACCAGTGTGAAACAAGGGAAATTAGACAGGGCGCTGGTTACCTTGCAACCCAGGGCAATGAATGCGAGACTCCACAAGAAAATTTGGATATGGGTTTACTTGCACAGGAGTTTGAGAAATTACTACCTCCAACACCAAGAGAACAACCAACTCCAAATGAAAAGCCAGCCCCAGATCTTGTTGATGTTAAACAAGACGAATATCGGGATTCTTTGAGTAAAGAATCCGAGGCTCAACAAAAAATGGTAGAAAAGGGTTTACATGCACAGAAGTTTGAGAAATTATTGCCTCCAGCGCCAGGAGAACAACCAGCTCCAAATGTGAAGACATCCCTTGAACCTGTTGCAGTTGGACAAGATAAATATCAGAACTCTGTGCATGCATCGGCTCAGCCTCCTTCAGGATGTAATATTACTGCATACTCACCAAATAGTGTGCCAGCTGATCGAGTCCGTACTGCACTTTCACCAAATTATGCTGCACCTTTACTTCCACCTCCTTCTGTATCTGACCCCCCACCTACAGAGGCTGGAGCTCTTCGTGGACCACTTCCTCCCGCTCCTCGTGGACCCCCTCCACCCCCTCCTGGTAGACCACGCCCACCTGGTCCTCCTGGTCCACCAGGTCTACTTATAGTTCGACCCAAAGTACCTCAATTAGTAGTGAGGCCATTCCACTGGATTAGGTTTACGAGAGTGTTCCCGGGAAGCTTATGGGCAGAACCCCAAAGATCTGAAGAATTCGAAAGGTAATAAAATTCCATTTTAATTTTTGTTGTCTTATTCATTTTGGTAGTGCAACCCCGACAACTAACCCCAGCAGCAATGAATACTGCTAAACATGATTAAAGATGTTGATAAATAGCCATTCAAACTCTGTTTTGTGTTCACAATTGTAACTATGTTTTGAGGCGTTGCACATAGATTTCAAATTCCAACTACAAAATTAGAAAAGAAGATTTTGAGATTGTTATAGTGCCATCATTATTATGGCTAGAAGTTGTCTTTTCTCATTTCTCATACATCACTAATGTTGTTATGTATGCTAGTGCGCCCGCATTTGATGTATCTGAACTTGCACGGCTTTTCTCTAAGCCTTTGGATACGAATAAGGAAGAAGACAAGTCTGGAGCTGGCATCAGTTCACCTAGACCTAAACGGGTCAAGGTTCACCTGGTAAATATTTGTGACATTTCCATGTCTTCAGATATACTTCACTCAAGTAGCAGGTTTTGAGAAGATGAAAGTTTATTTATGCATAACATTTGATGTCAGATAGCTAAAGTTTCTGTATCACTTGGTTGTGGAATTCCTACCATTGTGAAATTATTGACTATGAGCATAGTTTTATCCATTTTCTTTGCTTCGGAAGATTTTGACATCACATGTTCTTTCTTCACACAACTTCATGTAGATTGATTTGAAGAAGTCGAACAACACTGAAATCATGCTTACCAAAGTTAAAATGCCATTTTCTGATATGATGGTAAGTGAACTCAGATTCAGTTGGTAATAAGTGAACTCTGGTACAAAATGGAAAAATTGTCTTAAAAAGTGAAGGTCATATTTCTGGTTTTAAACCCATTGTTGGACAAAATATACATAAAAACCAGAACGTGATTGGACCGATCACCAATGCAAGGGAATTTCCCCTTCCTTTCTTAAAACAAAGGGTGGTGATGAAAGCCCTTAAAGTGATGTAAagtaatatagtggagctcctaTTGCCTAGCTTCTTCTTTTTTGACATCCAAATGCAGAAACGTCAGGGattaatataagaattttgcttatTTTCTGTCCTTTATATGTTGGACGCGTCACAGACTGCAGCACTAGCAATGGACGAATCGGTATTAGATGATGATCAGGTCGAAAATCTCATAAAGTTCTGTCCCACAAAAGAGGAGATGGAACAACTTGAGGTGGATCTCTTTAATCCATTGCAAGCATCACTTCTCTCACAATGTTCCTTGTATATTTCCTTTATATGCTTGCACACTACTAACTGCCATCCCCATCTTTGTTGTTTAGAATTACAATGGTGATAAAGACGTCCTGGGGAAGTGCGAACAGGTTTGTTTTTACAACTGTCCACGATGGTTTGGTTTACGGGTATACTACTTAAATTGCTACGATTGGAAAAGTTACACCTGATTCTCATGGTATAAGACTATCAGTTACTTTCCCAGTCGATGCATGAGACCATAATTGGCCTAATAAAAATCTATTAATATAGCGTTTGACTTCTAAAGATAGACAAAATACGGGATGAGATATTTAAGCTTATGAACTTTACGACTATTATTTAGACTGACACACAACGTAGATTTTATACTAGGATCGGTGCTACAATTGTTTTCACTAGAAGACTATTCTCTGTTAGGAAAAGCTAGTGGTGTGTTATGTCCTCTTCTTATTTTAGTAATATCACCAACTTCATTTTTGTATACCTGAGTTGGAGCAAAAAAATTGTCATTCGTgacaacaacacaagtattctGGTTAGGTTTGTGCTAATTTCAATCCCATTGCTGTTTATTCTGTATGGTTTCCTTCTGCACCTGATTCCAGTTTCCTTTACTTTTATGGTTTGATGAGATATACTGATATAAAATGGTTCATATTCATTTTTTGCATGTAGTTCTTTCTGGAGCTGATGAAAGTCCCACGAATGGAAACTAAACTAAGAGTTTTCTCTTTTAGAAATCAGTTCATTGCTCAGGTTAGTAACGTTCTTGGTTTCTTTCCTGACTCGTGAAAATTGTGGGTGCATCTGTCTAAGCCTGCTGTTCTCTTTTTGACATCTCTCGCAGATTTTGGACCTTAGAAAGAGTTTAGGCACGGTGAATTCTGCTTGTGAAGAGGTAGTTTCTTGTACTCGATGCGCAGTTTCTAGAACTCTTTAAATTTCAACTTACTTTTTAGTATGGCGAATGAGTAGGTTCGAGATTCTCTCAAATTGAAAgaaattatgaaacaagttctttACATGGGAAATGCAATTAACCAAGGAACTAGTCGGGGTAACTATCTATCTGtttattttgtcttttttttcttcttcttagccgcctttctttttttctgaataaCCTTTGGGATCCAATACGTGCAGGCCTTGCCATAGGATTCAAATTGGATAGCCTCCTGAAACTTAGCGAAACACGTGCGTATACCAGTAAAATGTCACTGATGCACTATCTTTGTAAGGTATGCTTGTTGCCCggttcttcttttttctgttaTGTAAACGAAATTCAATGATTTTGAATGTTATGTTAGTTTATTCAAAGTCAATTATAGGTCAATGTATACCAAGTACATGTGTGTTATACGATCACTTCAATCTAAAACAGATTATGAATAGCTGAAATGTCTTCGGTAGTAAAATTTCTAAGAACATCCACTTGACATGGTAACCTAAAAAAAAACCACAGTCCCTAGATTACCCTGATAGGAGTTATGGAATCTATTGCTGGTAATTATGATATTAGTGAATTAAGCAAGAATATTGTTATGATCGATTAAAGAAAGAAGGCGACGAGATTCAC
Coding sequences within:
- the LOC113275891 gene encoding formin-like protein 20 isoform X2; the protein is MGLLRRFFYQQPPDRLLEIAERVYVFDCCFSTDVMEENDYKKYMDGIASQLLSHFPGGSFMVFNFKEGEMRSQISDILSEYDMTVMDYPRHYEGCPLLPLEMIHHFLRSSESWLSLGQQNVLLMHCERGGWLVLAFMLAALLLYRKQYTIEQKTLEMVYKQAPKELLHLVSPLNPQPSQLRYLQYISRRNLDSDWPPSDTPLTLNSLILGVLPVINGERSCRPIVRVYGQDPLTAAGRSSKLLFSTPKQKKRVRHSRQAESTMVKVDINCCVQGDVVLECIHLDEDMAREEMMFRLMFNTSFIQSNALLLTREDIDLLWDAKELFLKDFKVEVRFLDPGIHGSTSAVEVASGDEDETEGGGEEFFEVEEIFNNADGPGGASDSDNVNNVKNQKAIFDIHNDQDNKLDGENCQQNVKEDFGWEIVKLKHAKPGDGNHTDKLKVQHGFANDGDIKLEIGTPDTRRQLEAREVTDVQYQCETREIRQGAGYLATQGNECETPQENLDMGLLAQEFEKLLPPTPREQPTPNEKPAPDLVDVKQDEYRDSLSKESEAQQKMVEKGLHAQKFEKLLPPAPGEQPAPNVKTSLEPVAVGQDKYQNSVHASAQPPSGCNITAYSPNSVPADRVRTALSPNYAAPLLPPPSVSDPPPTEAGALRGPLPPAPRGPPPPPPGRPRPPGPPGPPGLLIVRPKVPQLVVRPFHWIRFTRVFPGSLWAEPQRSEEFESAPAFDVSELARLFSKPLDTNKEEDKSGAGISSPRPKRVKVHLTAALAMDESVLDDDQVENLIKFCPTKEEMEQLENYNGDKDVLGKCEQFFLELMKVPRMETKLRVFSFRNQFIAQILDLRKSLGTVNSACEEVRDSLKLKEIMKQVLYMGNAINQGTSRGLAIGFKLDSLLKLSETRAYTSKMSLMHYLCKVLAAKSPRLLDFHSALASLEAASKIQLKSLAEEMQAITDGLDKINQELIACANDGPVSEVFQKTLTGFTEFAEAEVASLISFYSVVGKNADALVMYFGEEPAKYPFEQVTTTLLSFVQMFRKAHEENLKEAQVERKKAERENSLERAKGIDPTKKITR
- the LOC113275891 gene encoding formin-like protein 20 isoform X1; its protein translation is MGLLRRFFYQQPPDRLLEIAERVYVFDCCFSTDVMEENDYKKYMDGIASQLLSHFPGGSFMVFNFKEGEMRSQISDILSEYDMTVMDYPRHYEGCPLLPLEMIHHFLRSSESWLSLGQQNVLLMHCERGGWLVLAFMLAALLLYRKQYTIEQKTLEMVYKQAPKELLHLVSPLNPQPSQLRYLQYISRRNLDSDWPPSDTPLTLNSLILGVLPVINGERSCRPIVRVYGQDPLTAAGRSSKLLFSTPKQKKRVRHSRQAESTMVKVDINCCVQGDVVLECIHLDEDMAREEMMFRLMFNTSFIQSNALLLTREDIDLLWDAKELFLKDFKVEVRFLDPGIHGSTSAVEVASGDEDETEGGGEEFFEVEEIFNNADGPGGASDSDNVNNVKNQKAIFDIHNDQDNKLDGENCQQNVKEDFGWEIVKLKHAKPGDGNHTDKLKVQHGFANDGDIKLEIGTPDTRRQLEAREVTDVQYQCETREIRQGAGYLATQGNECETPQENLDMGLLAQEFEKLLPPTPREQPTPNEKPAPDLVDVKQDEYRDSLSKESEAQQKMVEKGLHAQKFEKLLPPAPGEQPAPNVKTSLEPVAVGQDKYQNSVHASAQPPSGCNITAYSPNSVPADRVRTALSPNYAAPLLPPPSVSDPPPTEAGALRGPLPPAPRGPPPPPPGRPRPPGPPGPPGLLIVRPKVPQLVVRPFHWIRFTRVFPGSLWAEPQRSEEFESAPAFDVSELARLFSKPLDTNKEEDKSGAGISSPRPKRVKVHLIDLKKSNNTEIMLTKVKMPFSDMMTAALAMDESVLDDDQVENLIKFCPTKEEMEQLENYNGDKDVLGKCEQFFLELMKVPRMETKLRVFSFRNQFIAQILDLRKSLGTVNSACEEVRDSLKLKEIMKQVLYMGNAINQGTSRGLAIGFKLDSLLKLSETRAYTSKMSLMHYLCKVLAAKSPRLLDFHSALASLEAASKIQLKSLAEEMQAITDGLDKINQELIACANDGPVSEVFQKTLTGFTEFAEAEVASLISFYSVVGKNADALVMYFGEEPAKYPFEQVTTTLLSFVQMFRKAHEENLKEAQVERKKAERENSLERAKGIDPTKKITR